The following proteins are encoded in a genomic region of Paenibacillus sp. FSL R7-0273:
- a CDS encoding glycoside hydrolase family 43 protein — MNTAIITNPVMWADVPDVDVIRVGPVFYMVSTSMHSMPGCPIMKSVNLRDWEIVNYVYDTFEDNEAHRLQDGKGIYGRGSWAASLKYKDGIFYVCFSSNDMNQLYVYRTEDIEHGIWERSVIPGLYHDPALLLDDDGRNYVLYGNGDIRIRELTEDLAAVKPGGADQLLLEGERTGMGLRIEGCHAYKLNGYYYLFFIEWPQTGNKRRRQVCYRSRELFGPYELKIILDDDLGYHNKGVVQGGIVDTPDNGWYAVLFQDHDAVGRIPCVLPVSWDKDWPVIGVNGKVPRQFETGLPAAESKPLVISDEFDYETDKLALNWQWNHNPDNSLWSVTERPSFLRLRTGQPADSILTARNTLTQRTEGPACSADTVVELSGMQPGDRAGMTALQNEFGVIRITAAEQGQYTIDMCVNGGDGLEKQLESVELTGKHVYLKIEFNFEDSIDEAAFFYSKDGIAWTQIGRTLHMKYTLDHFMGYRIGLFNYATRQSGGYADFGYFHYRRSVVC; from the coding sequence GTGAATACCGCTATCATAACCAATCCTGTAATGTGGGCAGACGTGCCGGATGTGGATGTTATACGCGTTGGACCAGTATTTTATATGGTCAGCACCAGCATGCATTCCATGCCGGGCTGCCCGATTATGAAGTCGGTCAATCTCAGAGATTGGGAAATTGTAAATTATGTGTATGACACCTTTGAAGACAACGAGGCACACCGGCTGCAGGACGGGAAAGGGATTTATGGCCGGGGCTCCTGGGCAGCCTCTCTCAAGTATAAAGACGGGATATTCTATGTTTGCTTCTCATCCAACGATATGAACCAGCTCTATGTGTACAGAACGGAAGACATTGAGCATGGAATCTGGGAGCGTTCGGTTATACCCGGGCTTTACCATGATCCCGCCCTGCTGCTGGATGACGACGGCCGCAATTATGTCCTTTACGGCAATGGCGATATCCGGATCAGGGAGCTGACGGAGGACCTTGCCGCCGTGAAGCCGGGCGGGGCTGATCAGCTGCTGCTTGAGGGCGAACGGACAGGCATGGGGCTGCGGATTGAAGGCTGTCATGCCTACAAGCTGAACGGTTACTACTATTTATTCTTTATTGAATGGCCGCAAACCGGAAATAAACGCAGACGTCAGGTATGCTACCGTTCCCGCGAGCTTTTTGGTCCCTACGAGCTTAAGATCATTCTGGATGATGACCTGGGCTACCACAATAAAGGGGTGGTCCAGGGCGGTATCGTCGATACTCCGGATAACGGCTGGTATGCCGTATTGTTCCAGGATCATGATGCTGTCGGGCGAATCCCCTGTGTGCTGCCTGTGAGCTGGGATAAGGACTGGCCGGTTATCGGGGTTAACGGCAAGGTTCCCCGCCAATTTGAGACCGGGCTGCCAGCTGCGGAATCCAAGCCGCTGGTCATCAGCGATGAATTCGATTACGAAACGGATAAGCTGGCCCTGAACTGGCAGTGGAATCACAATCCTGACAACAGCCTATGGTCTGTTACAGAGCGGCCAAGCTTTCTGCGCCTTCGTACCGGTCAACCGGCAGACAGTATTTTAACGGCGCGCAATACATTAACACAACGGACGGAAGGTCCGGCTTGCAGTGCGGACACGGTTGTAGAGCTTTCAGGCATGCAGCCGGGTGACCGGGCAGGGATGACAGCGCTGCAGAATGAATTCGGCGTTATACGGATCACAGCTGCGGAGCAGGGACAGTACACTATCGACATGTGCGTCAACGGCGGCGACGGCCTCGAAAAACAGCTGGAAAGCGTTGAATTGACGGGTAAGCACGTTTATCTCAAAATTGAATTCAATTTCGAGGACAGCATTGACGAGGCAGCCTTCTTCTATTCAAAAGACGGGATAGCATGGACCCAAATTGGCCGCACCCTGCATATGAAGTACACACTGGATCATTTTATGGGCTACAGAATCGGGCTTTTTAATTATGCGACCCGGCAGTCTGGCGGTTATGCGGATTTCGGTTATTTTCACTATAGAAGGAGCGTTGTTTGCTAA
- a CDS encoding family 43 glycosylhydrolase, with protein sequence MKPLHNDARHSILCYTRLPQEEMVYAPKLAHSMHLACSSAGLPYQALNHNSGVLFARATENENGTLNAKSLKNPYLFHTLEGNFGVIAVRTEADGEPDAESKGKVLIFASADLLQYREVGLLELKADTFVSDVSCEYYADRDGYLIRWTDGLGNGYQNEIADIMSLEGISGPEAALPFRLVTASADIEGILPRNSITVSREIANRLFSKLTVPANIAIEIPERISAAKLEDLQSLRATALYSDGTRALKRVDWNTEEIDWNKAGTYTVLGEVHQEHYSFPLISERADPCIAKWKDKYYFIATNDADQNHTLYIRQADTIPGLVHAEESLILDSDTYEHIGALLWAPELHSIGDELYLFHAATPGEFLHEEAHVMKLRAGGDPMSAADWSRPERVVKKDGTFLCEAGSTISLDMTLIHWNGAYYAAWSERQFVPVDLGAWIYIAEIDPQEPWKLTSDPVLLTKPNYGWANNHTFVDEGPFAIYTEDKLYLTYSSAAVDATYVVGLLTAEKDSDLLDSSSWSKGNYPLLTSRSVPGEYGPGHTSYVTDEDGLLWNAYHARPGIDGPRSSGLRRVHFDIDGVPVLDLTEDKDLNPALKKVRVEVTVG encoded by the coding sequence ATGAAACCACTACACAATGATGCTCGACATTCTATCCTGTGCTACACCCGCTTACCGCAGGAAGAGATGGTGTATGCGCCGAAGCTGGCGCACAGCATGCATCTGGCCTGCAGCAGCGCCGGGCTCCCCTATCAGGCCTTAAACCATAATTCGGGTGTTTTATTCGCCAGGGCTACTGAGAATGAGAATGGTACATTAAACGCTAAGAGCCTCAAGAATCCTTATCTTTTCCATACCTTAGAAGGGAATTTCGGGGTAATTGCGGTACGGACAGAGGCAGACGGCGAACCTGATGCAGAGAGTAAAGGGAAAGTGCTCATATTCGCTTCCGCCGATTTACTGCAATACAGGGAGGTTGGACTGCTGGAGCTTAAGGCGGATACATTTGTAAGCGATGTTTCCTGCGAATATTATGCTGACCGGGACGGTTATCTGATCCGCTGGACCGACGGGCTGGGGAACGGCTATCAGAATGAGATAGCGGATATTATGAGCCTGGAGGGAATTTCGGGCCCCGAAGCAGCCCTGCCTTTTAGATTGGTAACTGCTTCTGCCGACATCGAAGGGATCTTGCCGCGGAACAGCATTACAGTCTCCAGAGAAATAGCGAACAGGCTGTTCAGCAAGCTCACTGTTCCAGCCAACATTGCCATTGAAATCCCGGAACGCATCTCAGCGGCTAAGCTGGAGGATTTACAGTCCCTCAGGGCCACAGCGCTCTACAGTGACGGTACCCGAGCCCTCAAACGAGTGGATTGGAATACAGAAGAAATCGATTGGAACAAGGCGGGAACCTATACTGTTTTGGGTGAAGTCCATCAGGAGCATTACTCTTTTCCTCTTATATCTGAGCGTGCGGACCCCTGTATTGCCAAATGGAAGGACAAGTATTACTTCATTGCTACCAACGACGCAGACCAGAATCATACGTTATATATCCGGCAAGCCGATACCATCCCCGGGCTGGTACATGCCGAAGAGTCCCTGATTCTGGATTCAGATACCTATGAGCATATCGGAGCACTGCTGTGGGCGCCGGAGCTGCATAGCATTGGCGATGAGCTGTACCTCTTTCATGCGGCTACTCCGGGAGAGTTCCTGCACGAAGAAGCGCATGTCATGAAGCTGCGGGCAGGCGGAGACCCGATGAGCGCTGCTGACTGGTCGAGGCCTGAGCGTGTAGTGAAGAAGGACGGTACCTTTTTGTGCGAAGCAGGTTCAACCATTTCCCTTGATATGACTCTGATCCATTGGAACGGGGCCTATTACGCTGCATGGTCGGAGCGCCAGTTCGTTCCGGTCGATCTCGGTGCCTGGATCTACATCGCTGAAATTGACCCGCAGGAGCCATGGAAGCTGACCAGTGATCCGGTGCTTTTGACAAAGCCTAATTACGGCTGGGCCAACAATCATACCTTTGTGGATGAAGGGCCTTTTGCCATCTATACGGAGGACAAGCTGTATCTGACCTATTCCAGTGCAGCGGTCGATGCAACCTATGTTGTGGGTCTGCTGACTGCCGAAAAGGATAGTGATCTGCTGGACAGCAGCAGCTGGTCGAAAGGCAACTATCCGCTGCTAACCTCAAGAAGCGTGCCTGGGGAGTATGGTCCGGGACATACCTCCTATGTCACAGATGAGGATGGGCTGCTCTGGAATGCCTATCACGCAAGACCGGGTATTGACGGGCCAAGAAGCTCAGGCCTGCGCCGTGTGCATTTTGACATTGATGGCGTTCCGGTTCTGGATTTAACAGAGGATAAGGATCTGAACCCTGCGTTAAAAAAGGTGCGCGTAGAAGTGACTGTGGGCTGA
- a CDS encoding family 43 glycosylhydrolase gives MNKGKPVLYVKWEDSVRNCPNAQMGSPALFRKPDGTYGLVASENNTGSGIYLWDSPDLISFSNQRRVPVNGAGLEVEDPQIVYDEQLKGYRLFWKSRTGSSSFSSVSYDELHSFTLQVGFEYPAREINGFLPSNAKPDEAAVFEVTQAEYERVVSKYAPVRNTGIVPFEAIHLKAGEPLPLLMDRVKLFYSDGSSKDLGVDWSSDDILAINTYRAGSYTVRGTVVQSFFDYPFIEERADPFITFNADDGYYYATGSYFPESDPSVWTEFLMKDIDYDRITLRRAKTLADLRLAEEHDVWVPRGEDGFVPVLWAPEIHKINGEWYILTGAGQAEHGRQMCSTMVLVKYTSTLAEMRQGGMLNRNNWKPRALRNSPCGFDMTFAEINGTGYYIWPRDCKLHIQKADPADPGRLIGEPAVIKGIEWPFEYGRHNLHNTDQGIVEGAAVLQYGGKIYLSYAGATVDKYYCTAVMTADLHTDIMDPDSWTHPAYAALSTEDVLNVEGINPHCGPGHNSFVIDEYGNPINVYHARPVPEPHEGAGAGGLHDPCRHTMVRPVHIAKDGTLILNMTKEDELAPQHRDVVVTVNIV, from the coding sequence TTGAACAAAGGTAAACCGGTGCTGTACGTAAAATGGGAGGATTCCGTCCGGAACTGTCCTAACGCCCAGATGGGCTCGCCTGCACTGTTTCGTAAGCCGGATGGCACTTACGGATTAGTTGCCTCCGAAAACAATACGGGCAGCGGTATCTATCTGTGGGATTCACCAGACCTGATTTCGTTCTCTAATCAAAGACGGGTCCCAGTCAATGGGGCTGGCCTGGAGGTTGAAGACCCGCAGATTGTGTATGATGAGCAGTTGAAAGGATACCGGCTATTCTGGAAAAGCAGAACAGGCAGCTCTTCCTTTTCTTCCGTGTCCTATGATGAATTACACTCGTTCACATTACAGGTTGGGTTTGAATATCCAGCTCGCGAAATCAACGGCTTTCTGCCCTCCAATGCGAAGCCGGATGAAGCTGCGGTGTTCGAGGTTACGCAAGCGGAATACGAGCGGGTTGTCAGCAAATATGCGCCGGTACGGAATACAGGCATAGTACCATTTGAAGCAATCCATCTAAAAGCAGGTGAACCTCTGCCTCTGTTGATGGACCGTGTGAAGCTATTTTACAGTGACGGGTCGTCAAAAGATTTAGGTGTGGATTGGAGCAGTGACGACATCCTGGCAATCAACACCTATCGGGCCGGAAGCTATACCGTAAGAGGAACCGTTGTTCAGTCCTTCTTCGATTACCCTTTTATAGAAGAGCGGGCCGATCCGTTTATAACCTTTAATGCGGATGACGGTTATTATTATGCGACAGGCTCTTATTTTCCTGAATCCGATCCTTCCGTGTGGACTGAGTTCCTGATGAAGGATATTGATTATGACCGGATAACGTTACGCCGGGCCAAAACGCTCGCGGATCTGCGCTTGGCTGAAGAGCACGATGTATGGGTACCCCGGGGTGAAGACGGCTTCGTCCCGGTGCTGTGGGCCCCGGAAATCCACAAAATAAACGGGGAATGGTACATTCTCACCGGAGCCGGTCAGGCTGAGCACGGCAGACAAATGTGCAGTACAATGGTACTCGTGAAATACACCAGCACGTTAGCCGAAATGCGGCAGGGAGGCATGCTCAATCGTAACAATTGGAAGCCACGCGCTCTCCGGAATTCTCCGTGCGGCTTTGATATGACCTTCGCAGAAATTAACGGTACCGGATATTACATTTGGCCTCGTGACTGCAAGCTGCATATCCAGAAGGCTGATCCGGCTGATCCGGGCAGACTGATTGGCGAGCCGGCTGTCATAAAAGGGATCGAATGGCCTTTTGAATATGGCAGGCACAACCTGCACAATACAGACCAGGGAATCGTTGAAGGAGCTGCGGTGCTGCAATACGGGGGTAAAATATACTTAAGCTATGCCGGTGCTACCGTAGATAAGTATTACTGTACTGCCGTTATGACGGCAGATCTGCACACAGACATCATGGACCCTGACAGCTGGACACACCCTGCTTATGCGGCACTAAGTACAGAAGACGTACTGAATGTTGAAGGCATTAATCCGCACTGCGGACCCGGCCACAACTCCTTTGTAATCGATGAATATGGTAATCCAATTAACGTCTATCATGCCAGGCCGGTTCCGGAGCCGCATGAAGGTGCCGGGGCAGGCGGCTTACACGATCCTTGCAGGCATACAATGGTCCGGCCGGTCCATATTGCCAAGGACGGTACGCTAATTCTGAATATGACAAAGGAAGATGAATTGGCACCGCAACATAGAGATGTGGTTGTAACGGTCAATATTGTCTGA